TAGAAAAAATCTCTATACATCTATATCTAtaaacataatataatataatactccgtacatacttttatatatatatatatatatatatatatatatatatatatagtcatataaagctctaaaatgatgatgtcatcattaagttaAGTACtctttaatttttataatgatgatgtcataattatatattgatttaattaaaaaaataatacaaaatattttataaaagaaaatagtaatctctcctaaattgtaatttttaattttctaaaaaaatttaaaagacatttattattactaataagtattattattattaaaaatataaatacttaactttgaacgaactttattattattattattatttacatttaatataataattataattattatattattaatatttaaatatgcattcTTTTTactaaattaattacgttacatatgtatgcgaaaatacatgtctctatatatttgtaaaaataacgacaagtttcttagtcaaacgggatCATTAAAATAAattactttagcatttacattcacttaatacctaaaacatgtcattaaaatgtttcgtttaaacaaacccgtaatttcacgggtcatttcactagtatatatatatatatatatatatatatatatatatatatatatatatataacttgcacaTATCTGTCACATGTTACTATCATAACTAATTTGTCCGGTGTCACTACCGTATTATATTTGACACCTAGCACAATCATATAAATTTGTCACATATTACCGTCATATTAAATTTAACATATATCGATATCACACTCTTCTATATTTATGTCATGTGTCACTATATTATTTTTTATAGTTTTTTTCAATAATGTATAATATAACATAATGATGGATGACTACATAGTCTACCAAATATAAAAGATGAGTTAGTCGAACACTTCAATAGTGATGGTTGACCACTTCAATAGTGATAGTTGACTACATGTTTTGAAAGTTAAGTAGTCTACCAAATTGATAGTCGACCCAATAATGTATAttgccaatttttttttttttaaagtgtaTATTGTTTATGTATTTTTGCCAATTTTTCTTGTTATGAACCCTAACGAATTAAACACGGAGTTTCAACACCGTGGTTCATGAAGATCCAAATAACAACGCGGCAATAAATACCTAGCTATtttaatgttttatttaacagtcgtGTAACTCACGAGTTGATAGAACTATTTTTATCTACTTTGTAACAAGCTTGACAAATTTTATTGTTTTTTATGCTCTAACTGCTATGTTTATATACGTGGGGAATACGAGTAATATTTTCTGAATATTCGTGACCGAAGGAATTAAGTATAAAAGATTTGGTATATTCGAATTCGAAAATTATAGTCATGTGCCAACTTGTAGAAGTTTTTACAAACTTAATTAATTCGCTCGTGAGTAAAAAGAATCTTTGTACATGTGGTGTTACTTATATGTAGAGTGATAGTACCCCGTGCTAAATCTATTGTCTGCCAACAATAAAAAAACACAATTTTAAAAATAGTGATTGTCACAAATTTTTACAAACACAATTTTACCTTTACCTGTTACCAataatttatcatatatatatatatatatatatatatatatatatatatatatatatatatatatatatatatatatatatatatatatatataaaatatgacaATAATTTTTTTTCtacattatttttatctatttatgaaaAATTCAAGACATcacaagaaaataatggacaacaaAATTAAGAAGGAGTGAGTAACTTAGATTAGATTAAACAAAAAGCTTGCTTTAACTTCTTGGCTAGTTGACTACCAAACAAATCCTAAATCCTATACTTCAAACTCCAAACTCAAAacataaaaccttaaaccctaaactctaaaccgttcatgttacaaactcaatctaaactctaaaccttagtttctaaaccctaatttctaaaccctaaaaaaacgctcgaagaataacatacatcacgatgaatgttatcagGAACATTTATCGATGAATGTTATTTCTTCGGGCGTTTTTTGGTCAAAATAATACTCCcttcgtcccagattaattgtccccagacaaaaaacacacagtttaagaaatgtcattattacactgtactttttctgtacctttttcttactttactgttttaccctcaactaattaattagaaatctctcacctttgtaatttaattaattcattagggacaatattgtaaactttatcaaaattactttccatatttggaagtggacaattaatctgggacgtcccaaaagggaatactggacaattaattcgggacggagggagtaatatttaTCACAACgtgtctttttaaatgttcatattttctcgTGATCTTAATGTTTGTAAAAAAAATTACTTCACCAAAAAAAGTGCTTACCCCttgattacacacacacacacacacacacacacatagggTGATGATCTAGAGAGAACCAATAGTAGGAGAGAATTCAAGAAACCCATAGATTGAACCTCAGTCTGTACACAGACTAAACCTCAGTATGTACACAGAATAAATCTCAGTCTGTAAAAAAATAAGAATTAACACAATATTATTTTTTAATTCACGTGACGCAGACTGAGCACAGATTAAGCTCAGTCTGTTGCAGATTGAGGTCAATCTCTTGCAGTTTAAGCTCAGTCTGTTGCAGATTGCGCTCAATATGTTGCAAATTGAGGTCAATCTGTTGTAGATTGAGTTGGGCAGATTGAGTTCTTCTACCATATGCACCTACCGGAGAAGACGTAGTTAAAATAGGTGTATATGGTAGATGCATCTCACAAAAATCAAGTCTATGACCATAATTAAAAATGCAGATATTTTAGGATTAATCTCGTGAATTTATCTGCAAAGTTTCAGATTCTAAATATTAGATTCGAGCTCGAAGTCCCGAGTCAAAGGTTTGGGaataaaaagtcaacaatttctCCATGATTCAAATTCATAATCTATATAATGTTTGAGCTTAAATTGACGATTGACGAGCATTAGCTGCAATATTTTAAAAAACTTTCatgttagaatcatcatctaaaacgccttggattgataaattgaattcatATTCGTCGATTATCATAACGGCTTTTAATTTTTGCTTTGGTTCTATGTGTTCGCTCCTATGAAAAATCTGCTTCTGAtcctttcattatatatatatatatatatatatatatatatatatatatatatatatatatatatatatatatatatatatatatatatatatatatatatatatatatatatatatatatatatatcacaacttCTAAAATATGGCTTACGATCGTTTCTTCAACTTTtgctttttctttatttttaaagTATTCTTGAATCTTAAGAAGGTTTATATAGTTCCTAGCTttaaattttaataagtttaaaatCACATCACATGTGATAAATATGTGCATTTTCGTTTAAAAGGTTTACAATTATCATAGGTCTAATAAGTAGATGTAATTTGTGTATAAACTGGAAGAGTATAAATATTCCTCCTTATAGCTTAGAAACAACGCCTTGTACCATTTTATTCACCATCGCCTATATCTTCACCTAGACACACTAAACCATTCCCTCACAAGTCACCAACTTCCTTACTTTCGCTTTCACACACCTAACCAATTCTCTCACCCTTCTATAAAGTTCACCAAGTCACAAAAATGGTCAGTTGAGGAATTTTTTTAAATAGTTGCTTTTTTAGAAGATCTACAGTTGTAGTAAATCATGAGAAAGATTTACAGAAGCAGTATAATCGGCCTTCTCAAGGCTGGTTTGTCATGTAAGCAGAAATCGGCCTTCCCAAGGTCAATTTTGTCTATGTGGCAGCTAAACTGGTTACCCGTAGCCTGGGGAGTTCTGACTGTACAAAACCCGGCCTTCCCAAGGTCAGTTTTTGTCCTTTTTCCGAGCCTTCTGAAACTAACCTTGGGAAGGCCGGTTTTTATTCAATTATATCTGCTTGCATTATTAACTGAAACCCTATATCTTGATATGATCATATTTGTTATCCTTTTACGGTTATTTATTGTACCATCATCTTAAATTCAATAACCATATCATAAATAACACAACTGCATTTCAAACACATTAAATTGAGGTTTATACATAAAAAAATCAACACATTTAAATTAGACTTCAAAAACACTAAACTTACAACATTAGATGTTTACATTTCGTCCATTTATGGTTCAGTTTGTTTAGGGTTGCATAATTAATTCAAATTGGTTGGCTTATCGGTGATGACACAACATAAAGAATGAGTTTGTAACAAGGTTAACTATATGATGTTAGATGAAATGATTTACAATTATGTAGGGGCCAATCAAAGATCATATACGTTGAAAATAATCTTTTGGAATGTTTTCGTGGGCAATGTATGCAAAACTGAACTTACCGACGATAATACTTTGGAAACAATTTATTATTAGGCTCGGAATTATCCCGATTTTCAGGCTTAAATCGAAATTCAGTTTGACCAAATCTTTACAACACAATAATCAGGTTTTATGAATCAGTTGCAACATATTATTCAATCTGTGGATGGTGGTCCATCAGTATCTCGCAACCACTCAAGAgttgttgatgaagatgatgtattTGTTGAAGatgaagaacaagaacaaaaacaaCAAGAATAAGAAGAACATGCGGATTCTGGAGATTGTAAATCAACAACAACTGACGATACAATTGATCACTTTATTGTTGGATAACATATTTCAGATGACTCCGATAAAGACGAGGAAGCGCAACAAAATCCACAACCTCAAAATTCACATGTTTCACGTTTCAGGTTTCTTAATGAAGAAGGTGAGCCTAGTAATAAGGTTTTAGAAAAGCGCATTTTAGGGTTGCAGAAAATCGGCACCCTTGGGAAGGCCGGTTTCTGACTGAGATTCTTGATGTCTGATAAGTGCACTGTTTTgttagtgatccaatgataatattcaaatgttaatcactttgttttattgatgacaccaagtcttaagTGCTTAAAAGcatatagaacaacacaagttcacgagCCTGCATAATCTCTAGCAAACGACCGATACACATAATAAACAAGTCAAACGAGTCCTTTGAAAAACCCAGGAAGTACACGATTAGGgacacggtcgaccgcaggtcaaACCGTAGGTGTCCTGTACCTCAGTTTTTGAGAAACCGGGTAAACGGTCTACTCCACGGctgaccgtgggtcgaccgcagttcGTTTTGTCCAAATTTCTTGATCAAATAAAGTTTaaccacttcggggcatctataattcatgaaacctttttcaacatACTTAGAATAGTTTCCCCCTTCATATCAAAAATAATTTTGGTCTCTAGGATGTTAATCTAGCTTATCTCACCTAATGACGCCTTAATGACACTTTAGCTTGCAATTAAGATTAAACACATAAGTGTTGCAAAATATCCTTTTTGTACTTAATTGCAAATCATCCTTttaaatttaaaatatatctaGACATGATTATGATGGTCATTAAGTAACAAAGATGCTCTCCACTTTAGGTTTCATATTAGATTTCAAATCAATTAGTCCAAAAATTGAACTAAGTTAAAACAGCAAAAAATCAAACTAAATTTTAATTCGCTTTTTGGTTCGATTTTCAAATTTGAATTTGATTTTCGATTTTTACTTTCAAATTCGGTTTAGTCGAAAACCAAATTCAACCAATACtagattaaataatattaatatatatacctgaaaaACTAATTTTATAATTAAATGTCGAATTTAAAATCGATTAAAAGGCTTAGGCCTGACTCCCAATGTTAGTTAGCTCATCATATTGTGACACATAAAACTCAAAAAAAGAAGAAGGTCAGTGCAAGGAGAGGAAATGAGCAAATTTTCAGAATTCATTAAAGACATCTGATCGCGTGTTCTCGTGGACATCTTCGGTTTTGTTTATTTCCCCTAGGTGGTTTTGAATCTTTCTATCcttatatagatttgttaccatatTATATATTATAGTTGTGTAGTCTCCATTTATAAGTTTATCAACTGTGTTGCTTTACATTGATTCATGTATCAGTATATATACATGTCATATGTAGCTAACTATGAGCTATTTCAGGAGATAAAGCACATGTGCTTTTCTCCGTAGTCTATCCTATTCTTATGTTAGTATGGTACAATATAGTTACACTATCTTTGACTACCTACATGATATACAATATTGACTAATAGCGTCCCGCGGTCGAATTGGGAGGAGACTGAACTTTGAGACTAGATCGAAAATCATCAAAGAGTAATCTGGGAAGACCCTTGGTAAATATGTCAGTAATCTGGTAACGTGAAGGTACATGTAGAACTTGGATTTGGCCCCGTGAAATCTTCTCCCTAATGAAGTGAATGTTGAGTTCAATATGCTTAGTACATTGATGTTGTATCGGATTCCCAATAAGGTAGATAGTGCTAATGTTATCGCATTAAACAATGGTTGCTTTGTTGAGCGGATGATGAAGTTCAAGTAATAAATTGCGTAACAAATAAGATTTGGACATAACATATTCTAAACCTCCGATACTCGGATTCGGTGTTAGATCGTGATATGGTTGGTTGACATTTAGATGACCATGAGATCAAGTTATCCCCTAGGTACACACAATAGCCGGAGGTAGACCTACGAGTGTCCGGACAACCGGCCCAGTCGGCGTCAGTGTAAGAAACTAGTGAGCGAGTATTTGACTTAGTCATATGTATCCCATAATCCAACGTGCCTTTTATATACCGTAAAATTTTCTTGAGAGCTGACATATGAGTATCGTGCAGGTGATGCATATGAAGACAGATTTCCTGAACCGATTATGATATGTCAGGCCGGGTAAACGTGAGGTTGCATCGACCAAGCTTCTATAAAGAGTAGTATCATCATAAAAATTTCCAATATTACTACTTAACTTCGATTTAGTGTCAACAAGAGTGGTGGCCTGTTTGCAAGAAGACATGTTGGCTCGTTCTAGAATCTCTTTTGCGTACTTCGATTGGTTAAAAAATAATCCATAGGGTGTAAGATGAACCGAGATGCCCAAAAAATCACTGATAGGATTGAGGTCTTACATGGAAAATTCCGTCAATATATGGCTCATGATTGTACTTCTTAGTGTGTTGGATGAAGTAACGAGAATAATATCTTCGACGTATAGAAGTAGATAAGCAAAATTTGTTCCCTTTTTGTACAAGAAAAGTGAGTGATCACAAAGACTATGTGTGAAACCAATCGTGAAAACATATGTTGCAAAACGTTAGTACCACACTCTTGGAGCTTGTTTGAGACCATAAAGAGACTTGTTGATGCGGCAAAAATGATTAGGAAAATTGGGGTCCCGGAATCCCATTGGTTGATACATATATACCGTCTCGTTGAGATTACCATGGAGAAAAGAGTTTTTTAACGGCGAGTGTCATATTTTCCATGAATGTGCAAGTGCTACTCGAATAGTTTCCGGTTTGACAATCGGGCTAAAAGTCTCCGTGCAATCAACTCCGAGTTCTTGCAACCTACCATCACCAACCAAACGAGCTTTGTATTGTTCAAAAGAACCGTTAGAatgaaatatatctttatatattcaCATAGACCGTATTACATGCATATGGGGTTCCCGAGGTACAAGATTCCATGTCCTATTATTAATAAGAGCGGCAAATTCATCGGTCATGGCTAATTTCCAATTCGAGTCATCGATAGCTTCGATTGGTGATTTAAGGATAGGAGATAAAGAGCTAGTATTAGATGTTGCGGAGTTGAGATTAAAAAGTGTTTTAGGTTTAAATATATTGGATTTGCTTTGAGTGTGTATTATACGTGGTTGATCAGTAGAGTCATTGTGAGATTTATGAATGGGAAAGGTGGTAGAAACTTGTGGTGAATGAGCTGAGTGAGTAGTATTAGGCTCGTAGGAAGGTAGGGTCGAAGGAAAGGTAGTTCGGGATGGGCTAGAGTGAGCCGAATTAGGTGGAGTTTTTGATGGACTAGATGAGAATGTAACTGAATCTGTGGATTCGTTGGAAGGTTTAGCTAAACTAGAAGGAGATCCGTATGAGCAAGTTTGCGCTGTAGATGCGCTGGACTGGGTAGGGGAATGGGCCGTGTTTGTGTAAGGTGTTTATAGGTCTGATCTTATGTGATGGTCTGTATTGTAGTAGTCAGTGGTAGTATTTTTGGGTGAAACTGTGAGGTCAGGAAGTCATATGATTCGAGTGGTTTTGTCAATGCAAATGAAAAAAAATTTTCGTCAAAGAGAACATGAAGTGAGATTATTATCTTTATTGCTTTAATGTCGTAGCATTTGTAGCCTCTATGTGAGGATGGATATCCTAGAAATACACAAAGAGAGGATCGAGGTTATATTTTATTTATAGTGGTGGAAGGGTGTAATGGATAACAAAGATAACCGAAAGTACGAAGGTGAGTGTATTGAGGGTGTCGATGGAAAGTATATGAGTAGGTGAGTTGTATTTGAGAAGCTTAGTGGGAATAATATTGAGTAGGTAGGTAGCCATGGCTAGTGCGTGATGCCAAAAACTAGATGGGACAGACGAATGAGCGAGAAGAGTTCGTATAATATTGTTGATGGCGCGTATTTTGCTCTTGAATTTGCCATTTTGAGCGAAAGTATAAGGACATGAGAATCTAAAAGACATTCCGTTTTGATGACAGAAGGTTTGTAATGAGGAGTTGTTATATTTCGTACCATTATCGCATTGAAACGTCCTTGTATTTTTGTTAAATTGTGTTTGTATATTTTTGTTTAGAACGAGGAATGTATTGAATACTTGTGACTTGTTTTGTAAAGGAAATGTCCATAAAAAATTGGTTTAATCATCAAAAAATAAGATGTAGTATTTGTAACTTAATGAACTCGCCACATGTGAGGTCTATAAGTCGCTATGAATATTGTCAAACAAAGATAAAGTAGAAGAACTTGAATTTTGAAAAGGTAAACGTATATGTTTGCCAAAAACACAATATTGACATAATTTATTACAACTTTTATTCGAGCTACTAGACTTAGTAACTTTATTTCTAAGCAAACGTAAAATGTTGGCTCTGGGATGACCTAGTCGATGGTTCCATACATCTTCGGAAATAGCGGAAAAGAAGTAGGTAGACTTTGTAGTTTGTTAAGAGAGGTAGATGTGAACGGATAAATATCACCTTGACTATTGCATCTCATGAGTGGAATTTGTGTCTTGCAATCCTTCATAGTGAAACCAAATGGGTCAAAagttataacaatattattatcagtagAAAGACGTCTTACATAAATTAAATTAGTAATGAGATTTAGCGAATATAGAATAGAATTTAGATGTAAAGGGTAACAGAGTGTCTATAGTGTTGAGTTACCAAGGCCACAAATTTGAAGTTTATTACCAATTTTAACAATTATTTGTTTAGGCACGTTCGTATTAACATAGGATGAGATCATACCATGATTATGTGTCATATACGATGAAGCCCCCTTATCCATATACCAATTTTTTTTGGGCAGATTCAAATTCATGGACTGAAAAGCAATCTCAATGGATGTTGGGGCGTAATGGGCCGAAGTAGTGCCTGGCCCAGTGGAGTTGCTATTGGGATATGGGTCGAGCAATCCAGGAGTAGAGTGGGAGCGGTAGTGGGCCTCACCCAAGATGTAGTGGGATATGGACATGGTGGAGTTGTAGGCCATCGGGGTTGATGAGCCCACGGAGTGGTGTGAGTCTAGGAAGATCTAGGACCAGCATAATTAAAAGGTGAGGTTTGGTAACTGGTTTGGTGGTTGCCTCTTCCTCTGCTCTAATAACTCGAATGACCACCACCACGGTGACCTCCTCTTCCTCTGATTGTCTCTGTTGTTGGATTGAGATGATTCCCGATTAATTGTAGTGGTATGGAGATCACTTTCAAGAGCAATTTCAGATTTGGAAGAGTAGCGATTGATACGAGCTTCTTCTAGAATGAGTTTTGACCTCGCTTCATTGAAATTGGGAAGTGTTTTTGCCTCGGAGATGTGGGTGCCAATAGTAGCATAATTGTCACTTAAACCAACAACCACTTGAAGTACCATTCGTTGATAAGTGATATCGAGATCAACGTTGTTCATTTGAGTCACAAGTATCTTCACCACTTGACAGTAGGCagaaagatttggaaaattgtctAATTTGAGGTTGGTAAATTTGTGTTCAAGATCAACAAGGTGAGATCCTTGATTATCATGAAAAACGCTTTTAAGGCGATCACACGCCTTCTTGGCAGATGTATTGGTTTCGAGGATTTCGAGGATGGTGTGTAACAGGTATTTGGAGATGGTAGCGTAGATCATTGTAAAACCATGGAATCCTAACGAGCCCAAACTTCAGGAGAGATTGTGGCATCTTTAAATGAACCAGCAGGTAGTGCTTCAGAGGTTAAGCGATCGATTACATCATGGGCATGATTGTGGATCTTGAACAATTGTGTCCATGAGTTGTATTGACTTGTTTCAACTTCCAGTTTGATTGGTACATAATGAATGATGTGGTTGATAGGTTGTGGCATTGAAAGTTTGAAGTCGGCCATTGTAGGTAGAGAGAAGGATGCGGGAAGATTTTTGAGAATAGACGATATCTAGCCTGATACCATGTAAGTTTATCAACTGTGTTGCTTTGCATTGATTCATGTATTAGTATATATACAAGTCATATGTAGCTAACTATGACCTATTTCAGAAGATAAAGCACATGTGCTTTTCTTTGTAGTCTATCCTATTCTTATGCGAGTTTGGTAAAATATAGTTACACTATCTTTGACTACATACACGACATACAATATTGACTGATACCATTCATTTGTTCTTGTATCGCCTTATTAGTCTTAGTTTGATGTAGTGTTTTCTGTTAGTTATCTGTTGTAGTTGAGCTCAAAAGTTTGTGTTTGTTAGTATTTTTTAGGCTTTCATCTTTTTGATGAAGTTTTTATTCGTCATTAAAGTTTTAAAGTTTTTCGAAAAAAAAGTTTTGTGAAATAACTTTCACTATCAACCAAAAGAAACTTTCAAAAGCCTCATTGCAACGGGTTGTTTGCAAAGTTCGTTTGAAACTCAAGTTTGGTTCCAAATGTACATGATTCTGAAAACAGGTCCAGATACAACCATAAGAGTGTGTAATAGTATGTTATAACTTTAAAATAGCTAATTTGTTAGTAAGTATAGTATTCCGATATATTCCTATTGATAGTGTATCCTCCCGTCAAGACACACGAAGCTACGCTAATGAAGGTATCACGCCTAACGATGATAGAAGACATAAGGTtggattgtagcgacccgacaaaatcgtcattgactgcgccgctaacttaggtcccgttacgtggtcgtagtccctatatgagactcgtttgaccaaaattatgtcgcattcatttgaaatgtacaaaacttacaaagtttagtttaccaaacggttcgacaacaagtttaagtttacaaaagttgtaaagtataaatgaaataacttgcgacataatataagttgaaagtcacggtttgctataaatagcgtaagtatgtaaacaacatgtttgaatcctgaggtgctatcactagcgtatgtatgtatgtatgcttgactccaagtacgaaatcaaagtgtatgcatgtatgcttgactccaagcaagtatgagtgtacgcggaagcatgtaacaaatagccaagtatgaacctgagaaacatatagaaaactgtcaacgaaaaacgttggtgtaatcataggtgttttagtaaacgttgtattcgaaccacaagatttagtataagatgattatcaaaatcatttgcattccaaagttgttgtttgtatcccgggcacccaattatcaaacttaactgttttgcaccctttgcgtagtgttagaacatacactagacccgaaaatatatttcatccgctaacggtagcgaaccgtccgaatgaggctcgtcaagcccatgtgatcacataatataagttcacgtttacaccctgcaagtgtaactaatgataattgaattgaggctttttgttcaaacccgtacgtggaatgttcgttttcgtacttgtgttcaagtgtaaaagtatgatacgtatatgtttctcatcccatagtttaaagcataaaagttgttgaaagatgggactatgatctcacctcgagtgcacgagtataaatgtacttcacaaagtaaacgtgtgcatgaatgttgcttagccttgacctaaacaagtaagttgtatcaattaaccggttacgacacaaggtcgggcgaaatgtgttcaattagtcctatggctcgttatgactcgaatagtatagcatgtgaatcacgttgtcaagtttcatgcaagaatcaagtataaaagcacgttagaacgattgcataaacgtttggttaagtttgactaaaagtcaaactcggtcaaagtcaaagtcaacggggtcgggtcgggtatccgacaatttttctaagttatataatcatatataagcatgttagaacaagttacatgtgaatcggaggtccatagcatagcaaacatttttcgaaatttgaccaagtaggtcagaacccaaacaaggctattgccgcgccgcggccagaggtgtcgcgccgcgacat
This window of the Rutidosis leptorrhynchoides isolate AG116_Rl617_1_P2 chromosome 7, CSIRO_AGI_Rlap_v1, whole genome shotgun sequence genome carries:
- the LOC139859105 gene encoding uncharacterized protein — its product is MIYATISKYLLHTILEILETNTSAKKACDRLKSVFHDNQGSHLVDLEHKFTNLKLDNFPNLSAYCQVVKILVTQMNNVDLDITYQRMVLQVVVGLSDNYATIGTHISEAKTLPNFNEARSKLILEEARINRYSSKSEIALESDLHTTTINRESSQSNNRDNQRKRRSPWWWSFELLEQRKRQPPNQLPNLTF